The following are encoded in a window of Penaeus vannamei isolate JL-2024 chromosome 17, ASM4276789v1, whole genome shotgun sequence genomic DNA:
- the LOC113827204 gene encoding replication factor C subunit 1 yields MLMHHVVSANYCKDIRFNLGERKLGVIKERLSISLSSCNPSAAERWLDLRPLGRAGRGSLSRTSIDISASFVGAQNQGTTKFHEISTVQGTPSSTGLQCLSVFHFVPNDFVIENICGTYLQCGGDRRAAAGGIIENATELWLCEGDKELVSDIRNYFARVGAKKPEKPSTQGKEVKRKALVIDSDEEDPLPSSSRKRVLASDSDDDVLFVAKNKKQAKKEGPAALPKPTTPKLKPVAPSDFFGSSPLIRKEDRKPSLKRKKSRDSNIEENSDDDFEKTLEQLDRQQQHASKRPKQETKSPLGNETKPKPNENSPPNKDVPKGGLASKLSAKVKENADIKTIKDEKTTPQKDSGQKDKEKLHSHEKKKKYKAEQHEDIRYPNVKKEKRSPEKDKTVIVEKEEGISSKKEKVTPKKEKGSPSNTEALSEVKKKTPKKSETSESEDVGSTPQPDEKKKNSKAAYMKFLQRSGPSNPGSKEIPEGEPDCLQGLVFVLSGVYESLDREEASELIKKYGGKVTTSVSRNTSYLVLGNEAGESKIKKAEQLGTKRLDEDGLLDLIRTRPGKRSNEKSPNEETPKKLKAFAKESKGDALEKSLVSSPVSRSPASKSEASASKTPSPGRPLSQNTPRSQASCSPSSTSSSPKTQPLSSQELSGKSGETLMWVDKYKPASLKNIIGQQSEKSNVKKLLFWLKNWHKNQSGDKKLQRPSPWAKDDNGAFFKAALLSGPPGVGKTTTAHMVCKEAGFDFIELNASDARSKRTLDEVVSELLSNKTLAGFTKSKGQSNTSAKHALVMDEVDGMSGNEDRGGVQELITLIKKSKIPIITMCNDRNHPKIRSLANHCFDLRFYKPRIEQIRVSLFLCIQNSYFACKLRL; encoded by the exons ATGCTCATGCATCACGTAGTATCTGCAAATTATTGCAAG GACATACGCTTTAACCTCGGAGAAAGAAAGTTGGGAGTGATAAAAGAGCGTTTGAGCATCAGCTTGAGCAGTTGCAACCCAAGCGCCGCAGAGCGGTGGCTCGACCTCAGGCCTCTGGGTCGGGCTGGCCGAGGGAGCCTTTCCCGTACTTCCATAGACATCTCTGCCAGTTTCGTT GGCGCCCAAAACCAAGGCACCACAAAATTCCATGAAATCAGTACTGTGCAGGGAACTCCTTCATCCACTGGCCTTCAGTGTTTAAGTGTTTTT CATTTTGTGCCAAATGATTTTGTTATTGAAAATATTTGTGGCACATACCTTCAATGTGGAGGGGACAGAAGAGCTGCGGCAGGAGGAATCATAGAAAATGCAAcagaactctggctgtgtgagggtgATAAGGAATTGGtctcg GATATTAGAAATTATTTTGCCCGAGTTGGGGCAAAGAAGCCAGAGAAGCCATCCACCCAAGGAAAAGAAGTCAAAAGAAAAGCACTTGTTATTGACTCAGATGAAGAagatcctcttccttcctccagtaGGAAGAGAGTTTTAGCTTCTGACTCAG ATGATGATGTCCTTTTTGTggctaaaaataaaaaacaagccaAGAAAGAAGGGCCAGCAGCATTACCCAAGCCAACCACACCAAAATTAAAACCTGTGGCTCCTTCAGACTTTTTTGGAAGTTCACCGTTGATCAGAAAAGAGGACAGGAAAccatcattaaaaagaaaaaaa AGCCGAGACAGTAATATAGAAGAAAACAGTGATGATGACTTTGAGAAAACTCTGGAGCAGCTTGACAGGCAGCAGCAACATGCATCCAAGAGACCAAAACAAGAGACCAAGTCTCCCTTAGGGAATGAGACAAAGCCAAAGCCAAATGAAAATAGTCCTCCAAATAAAGACGTTCCAAAGGGAGGCTTAGCAAGTAAATTGTCAGCTAAAGTGAAAGAGAACGCtgacataaaaacaataaaggatGAGAAAACAACACCACAAAAGGACAgtggacagaaagacaaagaaaaattgcATAgccatgaaaagaaaaagaaatacaaagctGAGCAGCATGAAGATATACGATATCCAAatgtcaaaaaggaaaaaagatcccCTGAGAAAGATAAAACTGTAattgtggagaaagaggagggaataagttccaagaaagaaaaagttacacctaagaaagagaaaggcagtcCATCAAACACAGAAGCATTAtcagaagtgaaaaagaaaacccCTAAAAAGAGTGAGACAAGTGAAAGTGAAGATGTTGGATCCACCCCCCAgccagatgaaaagaagaaaaattcaaAGGCAGCTTATATGAAGTTTTTGCAGAGATCTGGGCCCAGTAATCCAGGCAGCAAAGAGATACCTGAG GGGGAGCCAGACTGTTTGCAAGGCCTTGTGTTTGTGCTTAGTGGTGTATATGAAAGCTTGGATAGGGAGGAAGCCTCAGAGTTGATTAAAAAATATGGCGGCAAAGTCACAACATCTGTTAGCCGCAATACATCCTATCTTGTCTTGGGTAATGAAGCTggggaaagcaaaataaaaaag gcaGAACAATTAGGCACAAAACGTTTGGATGAAGATGGATTATTAGACCTTATTCGTACACGGCCAGGAAAAAGGTCTAATGAGAAATCTCCCAATGAAG AAACACCAAAAAAACTTAAGGCATTTGcaaaagaaagtaaaggagatGCACTTGAGAAATCTTTGGTGAGCAGTCCGGTGTCAAGGAGCCCAGCTTCTAAGTCTGAGGCAAGTGCATCTAAAACACCCAGTCCAGGAAGGCCACTCTCTCAGAACACCCCTAGATCACAG gCAAGTTGCAGTCCATCATCCACAAGCTCATCCCCAAAGACTCAGCCATTGTCTTCTCAAGAGCTGAGTGGGAAATCTGGGGAGACGCTCATGTGGGTGGACAAATATAAACCAGCTAGTCTTAAGAACATCATTGGACAGCAGTCAGAAAAATCCAATGTGAAGAAATTACTTTTTTGGTTAAAAAATTGGCATAAAAACCAGTCTGGGGACAAGAAACTACAAAGAccaa GTCCTTGggctaaagatgataatggagCTTTTTTCAAAGCTGCCCTTTTATCAGGCCCTCCGGGAGTTG gtaaaacaacaacagcacatATGGTTTGCAAAGAAGCAGGGTTTGACTTTATTGAGCTCAATGCATCAGATGCTCGCTCGAAGCGCACTTTGGATGAAGTTGTTTCAGAACTTCTTTCAAACAAAACTTTAGCTGGTTTCACTAAGA GCAAAGGCCAGAGTAATACCAGTGCTAAACATGCTTTAGTGATGGATGAGGTGGATGGAATGTCTGGCAatgaagacagaggaggagttCAAGAGCTGATCACTCTGATAAAGAAATCTAAAATACCAATCATAACAATGTGTAATGATAGAAATCACCCCAAAATTCGTTCGTTAGCCAACCATTGTTTTGACCTCCGATTCTACAAGCCAAGGATTGAGCAAATTAGGGTAAGCTTGTTCTTATGCATTCAAAATTCATATTTTGCATGTAAGTTGAGGCTTTAG